In one window of Microtus pennsylvanicus isolate mMicPen1 chromosome 2, mMicPen1.hap1, whole genome shotgun sequence DNA:
- the LOC142843138 gene encoding lethal(3)malignant brain tumor-like protein 2, with translation MEKSRGTEETPSSEPMEEEEEDDLELFGGYDSFRSYNSSAGSESSSYLEESSEAENEDREAGELPTSPLHLLSPGNTRSLDGSGSEPAVCEMCGIVGTRDAFFSKTKRFCSVSCSRSYSSNSKKASILARLQSVLMTSSGASEILKSSGNGMPIFRET, from the exons ATGGAGAAATCGCGGGGCACTGAG gAGACGCCGTCTTCAGAGCcaatggaagaagaggaggaggatgacttGGAACTCTTCGGGGGCTACGACAGCTTCCGAAGTTACAACAGCAGCGCGGGCAGTGAGAGCAGCTCCTATCTGGAGGAGTCGAGTGAGGCAGAGAATGAAGACCGGGAAGCCGGGGAGCTTCCCACCTCACCTCTGCATTTGCTCAGCCCTGGGAACACTCGCTCCCTGGATGGAAGTGGTTCTGAGCCAG CGGTCTGTGAGATGTGTGGTATCGTGGGCACAAGAGACGCTTTCTTCTCAAAGACCAAGAGGTTCTGCAGTGTCTCGTGTTCTAGGAGCTACTCCTCCAACTCCAAGAAAGCCAGTATCTTGGCCAGACTGCAG AGTGTTCTCATGACGTCCAGTGGAGCCTCTGAGATCCTCAAGAGCTCAGGCAATGGCATGCCAATCTTCCGGGAGACGTAG